A window of Pelomonas sp. SE-A7 genomic DNA:
ACACACAACGTCAGCAGGAATGTGCGCTTGCGTGGCAGTCTCACTGGCCTGCCGTACCTCAGCGCCAGCACTGCTACCTGCAGACAACGTTGCTCTGGCTTCCTTGATCATCTGAGACAGCCGCTGTCCATCCACCAGCTTGACATTGCGTCCTTCGGCGAAGCCCTTAGCGTCCGCAGTGAAGCTGCCGGATGTGACCACGAAGCCACCTGCCGCCCCTTTGGCCGCCATCACGCCGTAGAGCTCGCGCACGACGTCTACGCCGACCTTGTAGGCCTTCCACTGCTTGCACTGAACCAGGAACTTCTCGGTGCCCTTCTTGAGCACCAGATCAACGCCACCGTCAGGGCCAGCGCCGCCCAGCTCACCGACGCTGAAACCTTGCATTCGAAACGCCTCACCGACGAGCATTTCAAATTCGCGCCAAGACATACCGTCGAGCGCATCGGCACCATTTGCCTCGGCCACATTGACAGCCAGTGACTTGCGCTGATGTCGCCTCCAGGCTGATGTGGCTGCGCCCCCAAGGCAGATTAAGGGCAACACGTACTGGCCCACGCCCGCAAGTGCCGTAGTCATCGCGCGAACTGCCATACCGCCCATCTGGCCCGGCTGGATTGCAACTGGCACGTCCGGAATGGCCAGCCGGTGCAGCAAGAAATAGCTCGCTATCGACAGCCCTACGCCTGCCCACCACGGCAACAGCGCAACCAAGTTCAACAGGTCTTCCGCAAGGCTTAGCTTCTTCCGCCCCATAACCCGCTCCCCCTGAGTCGGCGAGCCCCACACGGTTCTTTCGGGGGACTATCGCCAATTCGATTTGTGCGAAGTATCTACCAGCCCAAGGACTCACCTGATGGCAACCCGCTTACCAAGTGATACAACAACTGCCTAGTTCCGCACCCAAGGGAGATAACAAGTGGACTTCATCGATCAATTGCGCGTGCTGTCAACACGCATCGGAAGTACGAAGGCCTTGATCCAGACC
This region includes:
- a CDS encoding restriction endonuclease → MGRKKLSLAEDLLNLVALLPWWAGVGLSIASYFLLHRLAIPDVPVAIQPGQMGGMAVRAMTTALAGVGQYVLPLICLGGAATSAWRRHQRKSLAVNVAEANGADALDGMSWREFEMLVGEAFRMQGFSVGELGGAGPDGGVDLVLKKGTEKFLVQCKQWKAYKVGVDVVRELYGVMAAKGAAGGFVVTSGSFTADAKGFAEGRNVKLVDGQRLSQMIKEARATLSAGSSAGAEVRQASETATQAHIPADVVCPACGAGMVQRTAKRGSNAGAMFWGCSTYPACRGTRQIS